The Candidatus Paceibacterota bacterium genome includes the window TTGCGCAGGCTTTCTGTGTGACGCTCTACGCCGCGGTAACGAACCTTTCCAAGTTTGGTCACCCCGTCGACAAGGAAGAGGACCTCTTTGCCAAACTCCTTCTCTATTGTCTCAGGGGAGACTTCTGCATCCTCGATGGTGTCGTGGAGGAGTCCCGCAGCTATCGACTGGGCACCGACACCAATATCAGCAAGGCCTTTTGCGGTCTCAGAGAGATGGTTGAAGTATGGCTCACCTGAGTAGCGGGTGTGTTCTTTATGTGCTTCTTTCGAGAATTCATACGCCTTGGTTATGAGCGCGACGTCTTTCTCGCTAGGCGAGTTGAGTAGTTTGATGATTTCCTTGACATCAGTCATAATCTACATGATACTGTTATATTAGATTTTGGCAAATAAGGGAATAAGGAAAGGTATCCTAGTATGGCGGGAAACAACACAAAAGTCTTTCAGACCCCCCTTGCGCCAGGCGAGACTGCGACCATGAACCTTGGTCTTGGGAGGACGCTCAGGGTCGTATGTCACGACGACGGCACAATCGAGGCGACGGAAGAATTCAACTCCAACCTTCGTTGCGCGATTCTCGAGGGTGAACAGCAAGAAGAATCCCCAGATGAAGCCGCTCACTTCTTGGTCTCAAATCCATTGTTTTGAGGACGCCACACAAAACAACACAGGCCGCTACGAAAGTAGCGGCCTGATATTTATTTTATATAGTTAAGCTAATTTTGTTTATACAACTCAAGCGCGTCTTCAACAGTGAGTGCATCAACATCAGTATTCTCAGGGAGCATAATGCGCTTAAATCCCTTCTTTAGGTATCTGCCCGATTTCGACTCAAAGACCTTAATCATGTTCTTGGTCTTGGGGTTAAGTCCAACCTCCTTAATAAGTTTCTCTCCGGCACGGGTCTTCTTTGGTTCCTTGAGTATCTCAAGTGCACGCTCGAAAGTGATAGTATATGGGTCGTCCTCGCCTTTCAGTGAGCGGAAGTCGCCGACGTGAACAATGTATGGCCCAAAGCGCCCAACATTTGCGACAACCGGCTCGTCGGTCTCCGGGTGTGTTCCAAGTTCACGAGGAAGTGAAAGATACTTCAGCGCATCCTCGAGGGTTACCTCATCGGGTTTCTTGTCTTTAGGTATACCCGCGCGGCGTGGTTTCGGGTCGCGTTTCGCGACCGGGATCGTCTTACCGTCGTCGTTTTTTGTTGCGGGCATCTCGCCAAGCTGGACGTATGGTCCGAAGCGGCCGGTGAGTACGTAGATATTCTCACCAGTCTCCGGATGTACACCAATTGGTTCGTCTCCTTTAATCTCGGAACCGTCAATCATGCGCGCACCGGTGCACTCAGGGAACTTGCTACACGAGAGGAATTTGCCACCGCGGCCGAGTTTGATGACCATTGAAGCATTACACTCGGGGCAGGGGAATTCTTTCGGCCCTTCACCAAGGTTGGTGAGCTTCTCGATATCTTCCTTTGATGCGACCGCTTTTGAGAATGGTGTGTAAAAGTCTTTAAGTGTTTTTGTGTACTCGCGTGACCCTTCAGCAATCTCATCGAGCTCGTGCTCCATTTCGCTGGTAAAGGTGTCTGAAATGTAATTTGCAAAATGTTCCTCAAGAAAGGTTGAGACTACGTCTCCGGTGTCAGTTGGAATAAGTGTACGTCCTTCTTTCTCGACGTACCCACGGTCATTGAGTGTCTTCATGGTCGAGGCATATGTCGATGGGCGACCGATGCCGCGTTTTTCAAGCTCTTTGATGAGCCCCGCCTCAATGTAACGGTTCGGTGGTTCGGTTTGCTTCGCTTCGACCTCAACCTCACTAACAGAAAGGGAGTCGCCTTTCGCGAGTTTCGGTACTTCAATATCTTCGCCACGTGCGCGAGTGTCTACCTTGAGCCATCCGTCAAAGACGACTCGAGAACCATTCACGGCAAAGTCGGGGATAGACTCGCTTGTGCCCGAGACATTAGCGAGCACTTTGGTTCGTTTGATTTTCGCGTCAGTCATCTGTGATGAGACAGCACGTTCCCAGATGAGCTCATAGAGTCGTTTTTGGTCCTCGGTTGTGCCGACTGAGCGTTTTGCGAAATTTGACGGACGGATGGCCTCGTGGGCTTCTTGCGCTGACGCGCTCTTGGTCTTGTAGGTACGTGGTGCTACGTACTCCGCTCCGTATTCTTCATGAAGGAGGGCGAGGATTTGCTTTTGCGCAACCGCACTCATATTGGTCGAGTCAGTACGCATGTAGGTGATGTGCCCAGCTTCGTAGAGCTTTTGCGCGGCACCCATGGTGCGACTCGGCGCAAAGCCGAGTCGGGTTGAGGCCGACTGCTGGAGCGTCGAGGTGGTGAATGGCGCGCGCGCCGATCGTTTTGCCTCAGTCTCTTTTATGTCGGTGACCGCCCAGTTGTGTGCTTCGCCAATTTTCTTGATACGGTCTACTTCCTTCTTTGCATTGGGCTTTTCGGTGCAAAGGAAGGGTATTGCTGTCTTGTTTTGTGCTTCGGCGTGTGCAGTGAGTACGAAGAATTCCTCAGGCTCAAATGCACGGATCTCGCGTTCGCGCTCCATGATGATGCGAAGTGCGGGGGACTGCACACGTCCGGCAGAGAGTCCGTAGCGTACTTTCTTCCAGATGAGTCCTGAGAGGTCGTAGCCGACAAGACGGTCAAGCACTCTACGCGCTTCTTGCGCCTGCTTCAGGTGCTCGTCAATGGTGCGCGGATGCTTCATCGCTTCCTGTACCGCGTCTTTAGTGATCTCGTAGAATACCACACGCTTTGGTTTTTTAAGATCAAGCGCTTCCTTGAGGTGCCACGCAATCGCTTCGCCTTCGCGATCGGGGTCGGTCGCGAGAATCACCTCTTCGGCTTCCTTAGCAAGCTCGGTGAGCTCTTTGATAACTTTTTCTTTACCAATGCTTATCTCGTACTGCGGCACAAAACCCGCATCGATATCAATCGCGTTCTTATTGCTCTTAGGAAGATCACGAACATGTCCGACTGAGGCTCGGACGGTGTATTCGCCCGCCTGTCCGGCAGGCAAGCTATCAAGATATTTTGATATGGTCTTCGCTTTTGCGGGGGACTCTACTATTAATAGTTTCATAAGGATACAGATGTACGCGAAATTAACGTTGTTGTCAAATACGGTGATTATTCAGCGTGTCGTAATTCTCCGAGTCGCTCAACAATAAACCCTTTCAGTTCCATTGAAGAGAGCAGTACATTTGCTTCAGTAATCGGAAGCCCGAGTTGCTCAAGTAGCTCATCACGTGGCATTGGGTGTTCCAGCAACTTTAACACTTTTTGTTCATTTGCTGAAAGGTTTTCATGCTGTTTCTTTTTATCAGAAGTTGTCTCCAGCCCGAGTGCCTCAAGAATGTCATCGCTCGTGGTGACCGGAGTCGCCCCATTACGAATAAGCATGTGAGGGCCATATGATAGCTTCGAGAACACTGAGCCGGGAACAGTGAGTACGTCTCGGTTATACTCCATAGCGAGTCGTGCGGTAATAAGTGTCCCTGAACGATCGCCCGCTTCTATGACCAGTGTCGCGTGTGACATCCCCGCCATAATACGGTTGCGTTGTGGGAAGCTGTACGGTGTCGCGTGGAAGGTCGGCTCAAACTCCGAGAGGAGGGCGCCGCTCGCCTTGAGTATCTCTCGAGCAAGTATATGGTTGGTGCGCGGATAGAGTACATTGTCATTGAGTCCCGAGCCAGGCACTGCTATTGTCTTAAGTCCTGCGCTAAGCGCCGCTTTGTGTGCAATTGCGTCCATGCCAAGCGCGAGCCCTGAGACGATTGCGATGTCGTGACCAAATAGCCCCCTAATGAGTGTCTCGCAGGCATCTTTTCCATACGGCGAGTGTCGGCGCGAGCCGACCACAGCGAGCAGTTTAGTCTCAGGTGAAGGAAGTACCCCACGCACAAAGAGTCGCTTCGGCGGGTCAGGTATCTCCGAGAGAAGTGGCGGAAACTCGATGCGTTTCAGTTGTCTCACCTCGTGCTCCATAGTACTATGTATTCTAACACCCAGGCGGTGGACACTCTATGTTGGATATTAATTTTATACGCGAAAATAAAGAACTTCTAAAAGAAGGAGCGCAGAAAAAGCACATGGAAGTCGACATCGACCGACTTCTTGAGCTTGACGAGAAGCGTCGAGAACTCCTCGGGGTAGTTGAAGAGAAGCGCGCGAAGCAAAACGCGGCAAATGAAGGGATTGCGCAGGCCGACGACGAGTCCCGCTCAAAGCTCATAGCTGAGATGAAAGATATCAAAGAGGGTCTGCAGAAAGAAGAAGAAGAGCTTAAGAAGATAATGGAAGAGTGGCAGACGCTTATGCTTCGCGTGCCGAACATTCCGGACGTGTCGGTCCCTGAAGGCGCAAGCGATGAAGATAATCAAGAGGTGAAAGTGTGGGGGGAGAAGCCACAGTTTGACTTCACCCCAAAGAGTCACATTGATATTATGACCACGCTTGATATGGTCGACTTTGAGCGAGGTGCGAAGGTGCACGGTTTTCGCGGATACTTTCTCAAGAATGACGGAGCACTTCTTTCATACGCAATCTGGGACTACGCACGTGACTTCTTCCTGAAGAAGGGGTTTGACCCGATGATCGTCCCTGCGATTGTCCGAAAGAGCAATCTCTACGGCACCGGGCACCTCCCAAATGAGGCGGAAGATCTCTACGAGACACAGGATGGCGACTACCTTTCGGGCACCGCGGAGGTAGCGACAATGGGTTACTACTCAGACGAGACACTTAAAGCAGAAGACCTTCCAATCAAGAATCTTTCCTTCTCTCCATGTTTCCGTAGAGAGGCGGGAAGCCACGGTAAAGATACCAAGGGGCTCATTCGAGTTCACGAGTTCTACAAATTTGAGCAGGTCATTCTTTGTGAAGCGAGTCATGAAGAGTCTGTTAAGTGGCATGAGTGGCTCAATCGCAACACGGAAGAATTCATTGAGTCGCTCGGTATTCCGTATCACACTGTCGTGAATT containing:
- the serS gene encoding serine--tRNA ligase, which encodes MLDINFIRENKELLKEGAQKKHMEVDIDRLLELDEKRRELLGVVEEKRAKQNAANEGIAQADDESRSKLIAEMKDIKEGLQKEEEELKKIMEEWQTLMLRVPNIPDVSVPEGASDEDNQEVKVWGEKPQFDFTPKSHIDIMTTLDMVDFERGAKVHGFRGYFLKNDGALLSYAIWDYARDFFLKKGFDPMIVPAIVRKSNLYGTGHLPNEAEDLYETQDGDYLSGTAEVATMGYYSDETLKAEDLPIKNLSFSPCFRREAGSHGKDTKGLIRVHEFYKFEQVILCEASHEESVKWHEWLNRNTEEFIESLGIPYHTVVNCGGDLGQGQVKKYDVELWVPLEEKYREIGSTSYFHDFQTRRFNIRYRDKEGKSRYAHSLNATAIPTPRILVSLVENFQQSDGSVMVPEVLRPYLGKDLITK
- the topA gene encoding type I DNA topoisomerase, with amino-acid sequence MKLLIVESPAKAKTISKYLDSLPAGQAGEYTVRASVGHVRDLPKSNKNAIDIDAGFVPQYEISIGKEKVIKELTELAKEAEEVILATDPDREGEAIAWHLKEALDLKKPKRVVFYEITKDAVQEAMKHPRTIDEHLKQAQEARRVLDRLVGYDLSGLIWKKVRYGLSAGRVQSPALRIIMEREREIRAFEPEEFFVLTAHAEAQNKTAIPFLCTEKPNAKKEVDRIKKIGEAHNWAVTDIKETEAKRSARAPFTTSTLQQSASTRLGFAPSRTMGAAQKLYEAGHITYMRTDSTNMSAVAQKQILALLHEEYGAEYVAPRTYKTKSASAQEAHEAIRPSNFAKRSVGTTEDQKRLYELIWERAVSSQMTDAKIKRTKVLANVSGTSESIPDFAVNGSRVVFDGWLKVDTRARGEDIEVPKLAKGDSLSVSEVEVEAKQTEPPNRYIEAGLIKELEKRGIGRPSTYASTMKTLNDRGYVEKEGRTLIPTDTGDVVSTFLEEHFANYISDTFTSEMEHELDEIAEGSREYTKTLKDFYTPFSKAVASKEDIEKLTNLGEGPKEFPCPECNASMVIKLGRGGKFLSCSKFPECTGARMIDGSEIKGDEPIGVHPETGENIYVLTGRFGPYVQLGEMPATKNDDGKTIPVAKRDPKPRRAGIPKDKKPDEVTLEDALKYLSLPRELGTHPETDEPVVANVGRFGPYIVHVGDFRSLKGEDDPYTITFERALEILKEPKKTRAGEKLIKEVGLNPKTKNMIKVFESKSGRYLKKGFKRIMLPENTDVDALTVEDALELYKQN
- the dprA gene encoding DNA-processing protein DprA, with translation MEHEVRQLKRIEFPPLLSEIPDPPKRLFVRGVLPSPETKLLAVVGSRRHSPYGKDACETLIRGLFGHDIAIVSGLALGMDAIAHKAALSAGLKTIAVPGSGLNDNVLYPRTNHILAREILKASGALLSEFEPTFHATPYSFPQRNRIMAGMSHATLVIEAGDRSGTLITARLAMEYNRDVLTVPGSVFSKLSYGPHMLIRNGATPVTTSDDILEALGLETTSDKKKQHENLSANEQKVLKLLEHPMPRDELLEQLGLPITEANVLLSSMELKGFIVERLGELRHAE